Proteins from one Streptosporangium becharense genomic window:
- a CDS encoding GNAT family N-acetyltransferase yields MIRFRTATPADREALYRTWAECFDAPHVVPLYESDPGRYGRTFVAAGDDGIHAVVYYVPRRIRNASGGTDLVGGVADVATRPDARGRGHVRRLLGMAVDDMAAAGCAWSLLFTGTPGVYAGSGWSVFELTHPAGVLARPGAADPLTRVRPATTAEWPLLAALYERHNANRPLTTVRGPDDWKVRVPVWYGPPVELTVAERGGEAVGYLAARWHPGSVEILETAGEQAALFRTVTAEAARRGVTHGSARLPADEPASAALPLLLSRVEQVVDATGMVRPILGDPAPVVGSPAAVHWPADYF; encoded by the coding sequence GTGATCCGGTTCCGTACGGCGACGCCCGCCGACCGGGAGGCCCTCTACCGGACGTGGGCCGAGTGCTTCGACGCGCCGCACGTCGTGCCGTTGTACGAGAGCGACCCGGGCAGGTACGGCCGCACGTTCGTCGCGGCCGGGGACGACGGGATCCACGCCGTGGTCTACTACGTGCCCCGCCGCATCCGCAACGCCTCCGGCGGGACGGACCTGGTCGGCGGGGTCGCCGACGTCGCCACCCGGCCGGACGCCCGCGGTCGCGGCCACGTGCGGCGGCTGCTGGGGATGGCCGTGGACGACATGGCCGCCGCGGGCTGCGCCTGGTCCCTGCTGTTCACCGGCACCCCCGGCGTCTACGCGGGGTCCGGCTGGTCGGTCTTCGAGCTGACCCACCCGGCCGGGGTCCTGGCCCGTCCGGGCGCCGCCGACCCGCTGACCCGGGTCAGGCCCGCGACCACCGCCGAGTGGCCGCTCCTCGCCGCGCTGTACGAGCGCCACAACGCGAACCGGCCGCTGACGACCGTCCGGGGGCCGGACGACTGGAAGGTCCGGGTACCCGTCTGGTACGGGCCGCCGGTGGAGCTGACCGTCGCCGAACGCGGCGGCGAGGCCGTCGGCTACCTGGCCGCCCGGTGGCACCCCGGCTCGGTCGAGATCCTGGAGACCGCCGGAGAGCAGGCGGCCCTGTTCCGCACGGTCACCGCGGAGGCCGCCCGTCGGGGTGTCACCCACGGGTCGGCGCGGCTGCCCGCCGATGAACCGGCCAGTGCGGCGCTGCCGCTGCTGCTGTCGCGGGTGGAGCAGGTCGTCGACGCCACCGGCATGGTCCGGCCGATCCTGGGTGACCCCGCCCCGGTGGTCGGCTCCCCCGCCGCCGTGCACTGGCCGGCCGACTACTTCTGA
- the lepB gene encoding signal peptidase I: MMVNSENKQPKPSRKSAVRESLLLLVCGAVVATLLQGFVFPFFWIPSESMENTLREGDGVVVNKLHGAVERGDVVVFKGWNDIDTIKRVIAIGGDTVKCCDAEKRITVNGVPLDEKDYLHPDDFPSKKEFEEVVPEGRLWVMGDHRSASHDSRSHEEQEGEGTIAENDVIGRAVVIWWPFSRMAVLSTPDAFTQTFTKGK, from the coding sequence ATGATGGTCAACTCTGAAAACAAGCAACCCAAGCCCTCCCGCAAGAGTGCCGTACGCGAGAGTCTGCTTCTACTGGTCTGCGGTGCCGTGGTGGCGACGCTGCTGCAGGGGTTCGTCTTCCCGTTCTTTTGGATCCCGTCGGAGTCCATGGAGAACACCCTGCGCGAGGGCGACGGCGTGGTCGTCAACAAGCTACACGGTGCAGTCGAGCGCGGTGACGTGGTGGTTTTCAAGGGCTGGAATGACATAGACACCATCAAGCGGGTCATCGCGATCGGTGGCGACACCGTCAAGTGCTGCGACGCCGAGAAGAGGATCACCGTGAACGGGGTCCCACTCGACGAGAAGGACTACCTCCACCCCGACGATTTCCCCTCCAAAAAAGAGTTCGAGGAGGTTGTTCCCGAGGGCCGCCTGTGGGTCATGGGCGACCACCGCTCAGCCTCTCATGACTCCCGCAGTCACGAGGAGCAGGAAGGCGAGGGGACAATCGCGGAGAACGACGTGATCGGCCGCGCTGTGGTGATCTGGTGGCCCTTCTCCAGGATGGCCGTCCTCTCGACGCCGGACGCGTTCACCCAGACGTTCACCAAAGGTAAATAG
- a CDS encoding GNAT family N-acetyltransferase, whose amino-acid sequence MSEDGYSLRVATADDADFLTDMLVAAVNWDPAREAVGRDRVLMDRQTARYVEGWPRPGDLGVVAVEAGGQPVGAAWLRLFSPDDPGYGFVSEDIPELSVGVLPLWRGKGVGRALLTEVAQRAAERGFARICLKTCLRGDR is encoded by the coding sequence ATGAGCGAAGATGGTTACTCGTTGCGGGTTGCAACGGCCGACGATGCGGACTTCCTCACGGACATGCTCGTGGCTGCTGTGAACTGGGATCCTGCTCGGGAAGCGGTCGGCCGCGACCGTGTCCTCATGGATCGCCAAACGGCTCGCTACGTCGAAGGCTGGCCTCGGCCGGGTGATCTCGGAGTGGTTGCTGTCGAGGCAGGTGGGCAACCGGTCGGTGCGGCCTGGCTACGATTGTTCAGTCCTGATGATCCCGGCTACGGGTTTGTGTCCGAGGACATCCCAGAACTGTCTGTGGGCGTTCTCCCGTTGTGGCGGGGCAAGGGGGTGGGACGTGCCTTGTTGACCGAGGTTGCTCAGCGAGCAGCGGAACGAGGCTTCGCTCGCATTTGTCTGAAAACGTGTTTGAGAGGTGATCGTTAG
- the lanL gene encoding class IV lanthionine synthetase LanL, with protein sequence MSTYSEDPDLLRDIVAAELDRAETREWSITEDGFWCKVAPKTHELPDQGWKLHVSATMLSAPVVLSRVARVLAEAGCAFKFPARLRDYWDLLQPHCSRAQAGKFVTVYPRDDAESVRLAALLDEATRGLPGPVILSDRPYRPGGIVHYRYGAFSGHRVLGNDGFYEIRLRSPEGRFVLDERQPRFSPPSFAVCPFEAPQAQRRSGASSVMLNDRFVVREAVRHANRGGVYLAEDTKTGRQVVVKEGRPHACADLGGRDARDRIATERSSLERLAGSGAVPALVDFFEQGGHVFLVEEFIPGITLQRWSDGNAGPLGESGFGNDAAAVLPIAGRLVELVKAVHEREYVFRDLSPNNVMLLPDGGLRLIDLEHATVPGTVVMVGGTKGYLAPELAEHGGEFRPAPEPAADLYSLGAMMYFLAVGAHPDPPVLPRIAAASTAGPTLALLRPLVEGLMATEPQRRWSLADCERFLAGLTPEQSFSEGAGPAPERIDRLIDDGIAHLVEAVDARDDGLSPWTDPADAGAETDPCSVNGGAAGFLAVLTQALPEAETADAVTALSGWLRRRLEEEDVWRPGLYFGRSGAVWALCDAATALGDAELARFAARAAALLPADHPSPDVTHGLAGCGMAVLRVALRTREAALRDHATEIFRNLHDARSYLDGHPQWPIPQDFDSGLAGANHFGFAHGIAGIGTALLQASRILDRPDWAATVDEIARTFYAYADLDGDTAWWPTLRADLETSRPRRPHWCSGSSGVGSFLVRYWSATGDEQALDLARAAATAVHRTRWQSGTVPCHGLPGDGEFLLDMADFTGEDRYHRQAADLAGCLETWAVERSGRLLVPGRDGRPALTFLGGTAGTAAFLLRLRHRHPRLWMLDDAHRLTAPARER encoded by the coding sequence ATGAGTACGTATTCGGAAGACCCCGACCTCCTGCGGGACATCGTGGCCGCCGAACTCGACCGTGCGGAGACGCGAGAGTGGTCGATCACCGAGGACGGCTTCTGGTGCAAGGTCGCACCGAAGACGCACGAGCTGCCCGACCAGGGATGGAAGCTGCACGTCTCGGCGACGATGCTCTCCGCCCCCGTGGTCCTCTCCAGGGTGGCGCGGGTACTGGCCGAGGCCGGCTGCGCGTTCAAGTTCCCCGCCCGGCTGCGTGACTACTGGGACCTTCTCCAACCGCACTGCAGCCGTGCGCAGGCCGGGAAGTTCGTCACCGTCTACCCGCGTGACGACGCAGAGTCGGTACGCCTGGCCGCCCTCCTGGACGAGGCGACCCGGGGCCTTCCCGGGCCTGTGATCCTCTCCGACCGCCCATACCGGCCAGGCGGAATCGTGCACTACCGCTACGGCGCCTTCAGCGGGCACCGGGTGCTGGGCAACGACGGGTTCTACGAGATCCGATTGCGCTCCCCCGAGGGCCGGTTCGTCCTCGACGAGCGGCAGCCGCGTTTCTCCCCGCCGTCGTTCGCGGTCTGCCCGTTCGAGGCTCCGCAGGCGCAGCGACGTTCCGGAGCGTCCTCGGTCATGCTGAACGACCGGTTCGTCGTCCGCGAGGCCGTACGGCACGCCAACCGCGGCGGGGTGTATCTCGCAGAGGACACCAAGACCGGGCGGCAGGTGGTCGTCAAGGAGGGCCGCCCGCACGCCTGCGCCGACCTGGGCGGCAGGGACGCGCGGGACCGGATCGCGACGGAGCGCTCGTCCCTGGAGCGGCTGGCCGGCAGCGGGGCGGTGCCCGCCCTGGTGGACTTCTTCGAGCAGGGCGGACACGTCTTCCTCGTCGAGGAGTTCATCCCGGGGATCACGCTGCAACGCTGGTCGGACGGGAACGCCGGGCCGCTGGGCGAGAGCGGGTTCGGCAACGACGCGGCGGCGGTCCTGCCGATCGCCGGCCGGCTGGTGGAGCTGGTGAAGGCGGTGCACGAACGGGAGTACGTGTTCCGCGACCTGTCACCGAACAACGTGATGCTGCTGCCCGACGGCGGGCTCCGGCTCATCGACCTGGAGCACGCGACCGTGCCGGGCACCGTCGTCATGGTGGGCGGGACCAAGGGCTACCTCGCGCCGGAGCTGGCGGAGCACGGGGGAGAGTTCCGGCCCGCGCCGGAGCCGGCCGCCGACCTCTACAGCCTCGGCGCGATGATGTACTTCCTGGCGGTCGGCGCGCACCCGGACCCGCCGGTGCTGCCCCGCATCGCGGCGGCGTCCACGGCCGGCCCCACGCTGGCCCTGCTGCGGCCCCTCGTCGAGGGCCTGATGGCGACGGAACCGCAGCGGCGCTGGTCTCTGGCGGACTGCGAACGGTTCCTCGCCGGGCTCACCCCGGAGCAGTCCTTCTCCGAAGGCGCGGGCCCGGCCCCCGAGCGGATCGACCGCCTGATCGACGACGGGATCGCGCACCTGGTCGAGGCGGTCGACGCGCGCGACGACGGCCTGTCGCCGTGGACGGACCCCGCCGACGCGGGAGCCGAGACCGATCCGTGCTCGGTGAACGGCGGCGCGGCCGGTTTCCTCGCCGTGCTGACCCAGGCACTGCCCGAGGCGGAGACGGCCGACGCGGTGACCGCGCTCTCCGGCTGGCTGCGACGGCGACTGGAGGAGGAGGACGTCTGGCGGCCCGGCCTCTACTTCGGACGCTCCGGAGCGGTGTGGGCATTGTGCGACGCGGCGACGGCCCTGGGTGACGCGGAGCTGGCGCGGTTCGCAGCGCGGGCCGCGGCCCTGCTGCCCGCGGACCACCCCAGCCCCGACGTGACCCACGGGCTGGCCGGGTGCGGCATGGCGGTCCTGCGCGTCGCGCTGCGCACCAGGGAGGCGGCGCTGCGGGACCACGCCACCGAGATCTTCCGGAACCTGCACGACGCGCGCTCCTACCTGGACGGGCATCCGCAGTGGCCGATACCGCAGGACTTCGACTCCGGTCTCGCCGGGGCCAACCACTTCGGCTTCGCGCACGGCATCGCCGGCATCGGGACCGCGCTGCTGCAGGCGAGCCGGATCCTGGACCGGCCGGACTGGGCGGCGACCGTCGACGAGATCGCCCGCACCTTCTACGCGTACGCGGACCTCGACGGCGACACCGCCTGGTGGCCCACCCTCCGCGCAGACCTGGAGACGTCGCGCCCGCGCCGTCCGCACTGGTGCAGCGGATCGTCGGGCGTCGGCTCCTTCCTGGTGCGCTACTGGAGCGCCACCGGCGACGAGCAGGCCCTGGACCTCGCCCGCGCCGCGGCGACGGCGGTCCACCGCACCCGGTGGCAGTCGGGCACGGTGCCGTGTCACGGGCTCCCCGGCGACGGCGAGTTCCTGCTCGACATGGCCGACTTCACCGGTGAGGACCGCTATCACCGGCAGGCCGCGGACCTGGCCGGTTGCCTGGAGACCTGGGCGGTCGAGCGCTCCGGCCGGCTGCTCGTCCCCGGCCGCGACGGGCGCCCCGCGCTCACTTTCCTCGGAGGCACGGCGGGCACCGCCGCCTTCCTCCTCCGACTGCGTCACCGGCATCCCCGGCTGTGGATGCTCGACGACGCCCACAGACTCACCGCTCCCGCCCGGGAACGGTGA
- a CDS encoding DUF4291 domain-containing protein has protein sequence MNAPYRQIRAAHTEESITVYQAYDPAIADRAVAAQTFVPPFKRERMTWIKPSFLWMMYRCGWAAKPGQERVLAVEISRSGFEWALAHSCLSHYRPDQHADHDAWADRLRRSPVRVQWDPERDLRLNPLPYRSLQVGLSGPAVHRYLDEWIVSITDVTGLAHEVHEAVRDHDLDRARGLLPVERPYPLPQEHLRIIGA, from the coding sequence ATGAACGCCCCCTACCGGCAGATCCGCGCCGCCCACACCGAGGAGTCCATCACCGTCTACCAGGCGTACGACCCGGCGATCGCCGACCGGGCCGTGGCGGCGCAGACCTTCGTCCCGCCCTTCAAACGGGAGCGGATGACCTGGATCAAGCCGTCGTTCCTGTGGATGATGTACCGCTGCGGCTGGGCGGCCAAGCCCGGCCAGGAGCGGGTCCTGGCGGTCGAGATCAGCCGGTCGGGCTTCGAGTGGGCACTCGCGCACTCCTGCCTCAGCCACTACCGGCCGGACCAGCACGCCGACCACGACGCCTGGGCCGACCGGCTCCGGCGCAGCCCGGTGCGCGTCCAGTGGGACCCGGAACGCGACCTCCGGCTGAACCCCCTGCCGTACCGCTCTCTCCAGGTCGGGCTGTCCGGCCCGGCGGTCCACCGCTACCTCGACGAGTGGATCGTCTCGATCACCGACGTCACCGGCCTGGCCCACGAGGTCCACGAGGCCGTACGCGATCACGATCTCGACCGGGCCCGCGGCCTGCTGCCGGTCGAACGGCCGTACCCGCTGCCGCAGGAACACCTGCGGATCATCGGCGCCTGA
- a CDS encoding integrase core domain-containing protein produces the protein MLRRPLEPEQCTSIRYAERLDQVGAARSVGSKGDSYDNAAAESLNSLYKKELIDFYGGWKGIMDVTIATMEWVAWFNSERLHSYCGNVPPAEYEERFHRSTAGTDLTAENQAI, from the coding sequence GTGTTGCGACGACCCCTTGAACCTGAGCAATGCACTTCCATCCGCTATGCGGAACGGCTCGACCAGGTCGGCGCGGCGCGTTCTGTTGGCAGCAAGGGGGACTCGTATGACAATGCAGCAGCCGAGTCCCTGAACAGTCTCTACAAGAAGGAGCTCATCGACTTCTATGGCGGCTGGAAAGGCATCATGGACGTGACTATCGCTACGATGGAGTGGGTTGCCTGGTTCAATTCTGAACGGCTACATTCTTACTGCGGGAACGTCCCTCCGGCCGAGTACGAGGAGAGGTTCCACCGATCGACCGCCGGCACTGACCTGACGGCCGAGAACCAAGCGATCTAG
- a CDS encoding transposase: protein MAPPRKYSSELRERAVRMVFELREQTGERTGTIARVADQLGVHREALRTWIRQAEVDGGQRPGRTTSDAQRIGELEREVRELRRANEILKAASAYFARELGPKLPR from the coding sequence ATGGCACCACCGAGGAAGTACAGCTCTGAGCTGCGTGAACGTGCGGTTCGGATGGTCTTTGAGCTTCGTGAGCAGACGGGCGAGCGGACAGGCACGATCGCCCGGGTCGCCGACCAGCTCGGGGTGCATCGGGAGGCGTTGCGGACGTGGATCCGGCAGGCCGAGGTCGATGGCGGGCAGCGTCCGGGCCGGACGACGTCCGATGCTCAGCGCATCGGAGAGCTCGAACGTGAAGTGCGTGAGTTGCGGCGGGCGAACGAGATCTTGAAAGCGGCGTCGGCGTATTTCGCCCGGGAACTCGGCCCCAAACTGCCGCGCTAG
- a CDS encoding transposase, translating to MRPLSHRRLTERDRAGATTLLLGLYLTCSCRVVFADQGFSGRLVTWARQVLDIIVRIVAKPAGQRGFQVHPKRWVVERALAWLMMHRRLARDYERRPPTSEAMTRWAAISTLLRRITRGRPAQRPGPRPLEWAR from the coding sequence ATGCGTCCCCTGTCTCACAGGAGACTGACAGAGAGGGACCGCGCCGGGGCCACGACCTTGCTGCTGGGGCTGTATCTGACCTGCTCTTGCCGGGTGGTCTTCGCCGATCAGGGCTTTTCTGGGCGGCTGGTGACCTGGGCGCGCCAGGTGCTGGACATCATCGTGCGCATCGTCGCCAAGCCCGCCGGTCAGCGGGGATTTCAGGTGCATCCCAAGCGGTGGGTGGTGGAGCGGGCACTGGCCTGGCTGATGATGCACCGGCGGCTGGCCCGGGACTACGAGCGTCGACCGCCGACCAGCGAGGCGATGACCCGATGGGCAGCGATCAGCACGTTGCTGCGGCGCATCACCCGAGGTCGTCCCGCTCAGCGGCCTGGACCTCGCCCGCTGGAATGGGCTCGCTGA
- a CDS encoding glycosyltransferase codes for MRVLLSTYDSRGGIEPLVALAVRLRDLGAEARVCAPPDCADRLAEAGVPLVPVGPSVRAMVHGKARPTAADVPRFASDLIATQLDELAAAAAGGCDALVVSGLVPAVVGARSVAEKLGIVSVHVSYCPIFLPSPHHRPTPLPGRPIPPEVTDSRELDELSIRNYNAVFGEALNTNRASAGLPPVDNVRDYMFGGRQWLAADPVLAPWREPAGLDVVQTGAWILPDERPLPVGLEAFLDAGAPPVYVGFGSLPTPEDIARTAVETIRAKGRRVVIARGWAGLAPIDDRDDCFTVGEVNQQELFGRVAAVVHHGGAGTTTTAARAGVPQVVVPQMGDQPYWAGRVAELGIGAAHDGPTPSTESLSAALETALAPETRARAKAVAGTIRTDGAAVAAKLLLEAISRGKGPTPA; via the coding sequence ATGCGGGTGCTGTTGTCGACGTACGACTCACGCGGGGGCATCGAACCGCTGGTGGCACTCGCGGTGCGGCTGCGGGACCTCGGCGCCGAGGCGCGGGTGTGCGCGCCGCCGGACTGCGCGGACCGGCTGGCCGAGGCCGGCGTGCCACTGGTGCCGGTCGGCCCGTCGGTGCGCGCGATGGTGCACGGGAAGGCACGACCGACGGCGGCGGACGTGCCCCGGTTCGCGAGCGACCTGATCGCCACGCAGTTGGACGAGCTCGCCGCGGCCGCCGCCGGGGGATGTGACGCGCTGGTGGTGTCCGGCCTGGTGCCTGCCGTGGTCGGCGCGCGTTCGGTGGCCGAGAAGCTCGGCATCGTCTCCGTGCACGTGAGCTACTGCCCGATCTTCCTGCCGTCACCGCACCACCGGCCGACGCCGCTGCCGGGCCGGCCGATCCCACCGGAGGTGACCGACAGCCGGGAGCTGGACGAGCTGTCCATCCGGAACTACAACGCGGTCTTCGGCGAGGCGCTGAACACCAACCGGGCGTCCGCCGGTCTGCCGCCGGTGGACAACGTCCGCGACTACATGTTCGGCGGCCGGCAGTGGCTGGCGGCGGACCCGGTCCTGGCTCCCTGGCGGGAACCGGCGGGCCTGGACGTCGTGCAGACCGGCGCGTGGATCCTGCCGGACGAACGCCCGCTGCCGGTCGGCCTTGAGGCGTTCCTGGACGCCGGCGCACCACCGGTGTACGTGGGCTTCGGCAGCCTGCCCACCCCAGAGGACATCGCCCGCACAGCTGTCGAGACGATCCGGGCGAAGGGCCGCCGCGTCGTCATCGCCCGCGGCTGGGCCGGCCTGGCACCGATCGACGACCGGGACGACTGCTTCACCGTCGGCGAGGTCAACCAGCAGGAACTGTTCGGCAGGGTGGCCGCCGTCGTGCACCACGGCGGCGCGGGCACCACGACCACGGCCGCCCGTGCGGGCGTGCCACAGGTGGTGGTGCCCCAGATGGGTGACCAGCCGTACTGGGCGGGCCGGGTGGCCGAGCTGGGCATCGGCGCAGCCCACGACGGTCCGACGCCGAGCACCGAGTCCTTGTCGGCCGCACTCGAAACGGCTCTGGCCCCCGAGACCCGAGCACGGGCGAAGGCCGTGGCCGGCACGATCCGCACCGACGGGGCGGCGGTGGCTGCGAAACTGCTGCTTGAAGCGATCAGCCGGGGAAAGGGGCCGACGCCCGCATAA
- a CDS encoding IS3 family transposase, with protein sequence MNRVLDEYFPDLEKSLGTARACAVFGTSRATLHRHRNPAPPRLGPRRPFHHPAELTEQERAQALAALDSPRFADKSPGQVWATLLDEGVYLCSQATMYRLLRMRGTSGERRAQAVHPARKKPELTADGPNQVWSWDITKLKGLTRGVYYLLYVILDIFSRKVIWWEIWPTETGVLAKEFIEHAIAANDGIAPEAIHADRGTAMTSNTVSGLLALLGIDQSHSRPRVSNDNPYSEAQFKTLKFCPAFPGEFGSIEDANVFCGQFFRYYNTEHRHSGIGMHTPGSVHDGSALEIQARRAATLNAAFLAHPERFRGRRPSPPPLPSRVWINKPSTGLEAGEAAASAQTPNVA encoded by the coding sequence CTGAACCGGGTCCTCGATGAATACTTCCCCGATCTGGAGAAGTCGCTCGGTACGGCTAGAGCATGTGCGGTCTTCGGCACATCCCGGGCCACGCTGCATCGGCACCGCAACCCCGCCCCGCCCCGGCTGGGGCCGCGCCGACCGTTTCACCACCCGGCCGAGTTGACCGAGCAGGAGCGCGCCCAGGCGCTGGCGGCGCTGGACTCGCCCCGCTTCGCCGACAAGTCCCCGGGCCAGGTGTGGGCCACCCTGCTGGACGAGGGCGTCTACCTATGCTCGCAGGCCACCATGTACCGGTTGCTGCGGATGCGCGGCACCTCGGGTGAGCGCCGTGCCCAGGCCGTCCACCCGGCCCGCAAGAAACCCGAGCTGACCGCCGACGGCCCGAACCAGGTGTGGTCATGGGACATCACGAAACTGAAAGGCCTGACGCGCGGGGTCTATTACCTGCTGTACGTCATCCTCGACATCTTCTCGCGGAAAGTCATCTGGTGGGAGATCTGGCCCACCGAGACCGGCGTTCTCGCCAAGGAGTTCATCGAGCACGCGATCGCCGCCAACGACGGGATCGCTCCAGAAGCGATCCACGCCGACCGCGGCACCGCGATGACGTCGAACACCGTCTCCGGGCTGCTGGCGCTGCTGGGCATCGACCAGTCCCATTCCCGGCCGCGTGTGTCCAACGACAACCCGTATTCCGAAGCGCAGTTCAAGACGCTCAAGTTCTGTCCGGCGTTCCCGGGTGAGTTCGGGTCCATCGAGGACGCGAACGTCTTCTGCGGGCAGTTCTTCCGGTACTACAACACCGAGCACCGCCATTCCGGGATCGGGATGCACACCCCGGGGTCGGTGCACGACGGCTCGGCACTCGAGATCCAGGCCCGGCGAGCAGCGACCCTGAACGCGGCGTTCCTGGCGCATCCCGAGCGGTTCCGTGGTCGGCGGCCGAGTCCGCCTCCGCTGCCCTCCCGGGTGTGGATCAACAAGCCGTCGACGGGTCTTGAAGCCGGCGAAGCCGCGGCCTCAGCACAGACACCGAACGTGGCTTGA
- a CDS encoding winged helix-turn-helix domain-containing protein: MRYAQGGGLSAERRAFRERLRLQAAKRFARDESSTAIAWDLRISVRSVQRWKRDWQGGGATALRSHGPASLPRLGERQLTVLEQELVKGPVWHGWPDQRWTLARIKTLIGRRFHLTYTLQGVRKLLRRNGYTCQVPGRRALGVLTMNVVDSRA, encoded by the coding sequence GTGAGATACGCGCAGGGCGGAGGACTGTCCGCCGAGCGAAGAGCGTTCCGCGAACGGCTACGGTTACAGGCGGCCAAGAGGTTCGCCCGGGATGAGTCCAGCACGGCCATTGCGTGGGACCTGCGGATCAGTGTCCGCTCCGTTCAACGATGGAAGAGGGACTGGCAGGGCGGCGGGGCCACGGCGTTGCGTTCGCACGGACCGGCCTCTCTGCCCCGGCTCGGTGAGCGACAACTCACCGTCCTGGAACAGGAACTGGTCAAAGGGCCCGTCTGGCACGGCTGGCCGGACCAGCGCTGGACCCTGGCCCGCATCAAGACCCTGATCGGCCGGCGCTTCCACCTGACCTACACCCTGCAAGGGGTGCGCAAACTGCTGCGCCGCAACGGCTACACCTGCCAGGTCCCGGGCCGCCGCGCTCTAGGTGTATTGACCATGAACGTTGTTGACAGTAGGGCTTGA
- a CDS encoding IS5 family transposase, whose amino-acid sequence MAEQRPYPSDLSDARWALVEPVLSAWRADRRGKGLDIGRPCEHDLRAIMNAILYVDRTGIPWRYLPHEYPPWQSVYGYFAHWQNDGVFTQLNSLLRRLARTAEGRDPDPTACVIDAQSVKTSANVPAAGQGYDAGKKIAGRKRSIVTDTLGLLLAVMVTAASVSDGAAGLPLLTQAAADNPTITKAWADSAYRTKVIEGGAALGIDVEVVRRDPATRGFTALPRRWVVERTLGWLMFHRRLVRDYEALPARSEAMIHIAMIDLMSRRLTRESTPTWRGA is encoded by the coding sequence ATGGCCGAGCAGCGCCCCTACCCCAGCGACCTGTCCGACGCCCGCTGGGCGCTCGTCGAGCCGGTGCTGAGCGCCTGGCGCGCCGACCGCCGAGGCAAAGGCCTGGACATCGGGCGGCCGTGTGAACATGACCTGCGCGCCATTATGAACGCCATCCTCTACGTCGACCGCACCGGCATCCCCTGGCGCTACCTGCCGCACGAGTACCCGCCCTGGCAGAGTGTCTACGGCTACTTCGCCCACTGGCAGAACGACGGCGTCTTCACCCAGCTCAACAGCCTGCTGCGACGTCTGGCCCGCACCGCGGAAGGCCGCGATCCCGACCCCACGGCCTGCGTCATCGACGCCCAAAGCGTCAAGACCTCCGCCAACGTCCCCGCCGCCGGCCAAGGCTACGACGCGGGCAAGAAGATCGCCGGCCGCAAGCGCAGCATCGTCACCGACACCCTCGGACTGCTGCTGGCGGTCATGGTCACCGCTGCCAGCGTCTCCGATGGCGCCGCCGGTCTGCCCCTGCTGACCCAGGCCGCCGCAGACAACCCGACGATCACCAAGGCCTGGGCCGACAGCGCCTACCGCACCAAAGTCATCGAAGGCGGCGCCGCTTTGGGCATCGATGTCGAAGTCGTCCGCCGCGACCCCGCCACCAGGGGATTCACCGCCCTACCGCGGCGTTGGGTCGTCGAACGAACTCTGGGCTGGCTGATGTTCCACCGCCGCCTGGTGCGCGACTACGAAGCCCTACCGGCCCGCTCCGAAGCCATGATCCACATCGCCATGATCGACCTCATGAGCCGCCGCCTCACCCGCGAATCCACCCCAACCTGGCGAGGCGCCTGA